A window of Garciella nitratireducens DSM 15102 contains these coding sequences:
- a CDS encoding tRNA (mnm(5)s(2)U34)-methyltransferase, producing MKSLFGSITDLSKFFINQVIEPGDYVIDATAGNGYDTLFLANLIVDKGKVFSFDIQKQAIENTKKLLSKKGIMHRVNLYHTNHIYIKKYVHNKIKAAMFNLGYLPGSDHSIMTRGESTIIALKQVLELLLPGGIVSICLYYGHPEGKEELKEVFSFIKTLDYKIYNVLKIDYYNKIHNPPILIIIEKR from the coding sequence TTGAAATCTTTATTTGGAAGTATTACAGATTTATCAAAATTTTTTATAAATCAAGTAATAGAACCAGGGGATTATGTTATTGATGCTACAGCAGGAAATGGATATGATACTTTATTTTTAGCTAATTTAATAGTAGATAAAGGAAAAGTATTTAGTTTTGATATTCAAAAACAAGCTATAGAGAATACAAAAAAATTATTGTCGAAAAAAGGAATTATGCATAGAGTAAACTTATATCATACCAATCATATTTACATCAAAAAATATGTTCATAATAAAATCAAAGCTGCTATGTTTAATTTAGGATATCTTCCAGGAAGTGATCATTCTATTATGACAAGAGGAGAAAGTACAATAATTGCACTAAAGCAAGTATTAGAATTGCTTCTACCTGGAGGAATCGTTAGTATCTGTTTATATTATGGACATCCAGAGGGAAAGGAAGAACTAAAAGAAGTTTTTTCTTTTATCAAAACTCTAGATTACAAAATTTATAATGTGCTAAAAATAGATTATTATAATAAAATTCATAATCCTCCTATCTTAATAATTATTGAAAAGCGATAA